Proteins co-encoded in one Paraburkholderia edwinii genomic window:
- a CDS encoding metal-dependent hydrolase family protein, translating into MLRALGASFAAAAMGWAPAALAQPAARPILLKGARLFDGKAAMLINGRDVLVEGNRITALVPAGQTIDNAQVVDCTGTVIMPGLIDVHWHSLLAAIPLNVAMTSDVAYVHLVAAQEAQRTLMRGFTSVRDVGGPSFALKRAVDENRLPGPRIYPSGAMLSQTAGHGDFRLPSDLPGSALCSLSAAEVAGVSSIADGVPDVLKRTREQLMQGASQIKIMAGGGVSSMFDPLDSIQYTPAEMRAAVDAAADWGTYVCAHVYTSAGIDRALTCGVKSIEHGQLANEDTVKRIADAGAWWSIQPFLADEDANPKSNPIQQAQQREIAQGTVRAFELGQKHKVKMAWGTDILFSPAGTATQGRQLAKIARWFSNADVLRLATSRNAELLALSGARNPYPGKLGVIETGALADLLVIDGNPLENINLISDPEAHMKIIMKDGRIYKNTLAA; encoded by the coding sequence GTGCTTCGAGCGCTGGGCGCGAGCTTCGCCGCTGCGGCAATGGGATGGGCGCCGGCGGCACTCGCACAGCCGGCGGCGCGTCCCATCCTCCTCAAAGGCGCGCGCCTTTTCGACGGCAAAGCGGCCATGCTGATCAACGGCCGCGACGTGCTCGTGGAAGGCAACCGCATCACCGCCCTGGTGCCGGCGGGACAAACTATCGACAACGCACAGGTCGTCGATTGCACGGGCACGGTCATCATGCCGGGCCTGATCGACGTGCACTGGCATTCGCTTCTCGCGGCCATTCCGCTCAACGTCGCGATGACGTCCGACGTCGCGTATGTGCATCTCGTCGCCGCGCAGGAGGCGCAGCGCACGCTGATGCGCGGCTTTACGAGCGTGCGCGACGTCGGCGGTCCGTCGTTCGCGCTCAAGCGCGCCGTCGACGAAAACCGTTTGCCGGGGCCGCGCATCTATCCTTCGGGCGCGATGCTCTCGCAGACCGCGGGCCACGGCGATTTTCGCTTGCCCAGCGATTTACCGGGCAGCGCGCTGTGTTCGCTCAGTGCAGCCGAAGTGGCCGGTGTGTCGTCGATCGCGGATGGCGTGCCCGACGTGCTGAAACGCACGCGCGAGCAGCTGATGCAGGGCGCGAGCCAGATCAAGATTATGGCTGGCGGCGGCGTGTCGTCGATGTTCGATCCGCTCGATTCGATCCAGTACACGCCGGCCGAAATGCGCGCGGCCGTCGATGCAGCCGCCGATTGGGGCACCTATGTGTGCGCGCATGTCTACACATCGGCCGGTATCGATCGTGCGCTGACGTGCGGCGTGAAATCGATCGAACATGGCCAGCTCGCCAACGAGGACACGGTAAAACGCATCGCCGATGCGGGCGCCTGGTGGAGCATCCAGCCGTTCCTCGCCGACGAGGACGCAAACCCGAAGTCGAACCCGATACAACAGGCGCAGCAGCGCGAAATCGCGCAAGGCACGGTGCGCGCATTCGAACTGGGCCAGAAGCACAAGGTGAAGATGGCCTGGGGCACCGACATTCTGTTTTCACCGGCCGGAACGGCCACGCAAGGGCGGCAGCTCGCGAAAATCGCGCGCTGGTTTTCGAATGCCGACGTGCTGCGGCTCGCGACAAGCCGCAATGCGGAACTGCTCGCGCTATCGGGAGCGCGCAATCCCTATCCGGGCAAACTCGGCGTGATCGAAACGGGCGCGCTCGCGGATCTGCTGGTTATCGACGGCAATCCGCTCGAGAACATCAATCTGATCTCGGACCCCGAGGCCCATATGAAGATCATCATGAAAGATGGCCGCATCTATAAAAACACGCTTGCGGCTTGA